The segment CTCTTTTGCAAAATAAAAAGTTTAATATTAGCCATGAATCAATTCCAACATTTGAAGAACATATAATTTTTGTCAAGTCCTGTAAATATAGAAAATGGTACCTAATTAAAAAGATGAACAAGTATCATGGATCGGTATATTTAACAAATGAAAATACAATTGGTATCAATACAAGTTCAAATAAATATGAGGAGTATGTTGAAATAATTAAACTAGTAATTAATAATCATGTTCCATTAGCACCAATAGCATCAATTAGATCTAAGTATTTTATTATCAATGCCAATCCAGACAACTCTAACTTGATCAAGGCTTTAAAACATCTAAAAATGCATCATATTCAAAGTTCTTATGCCTATAAGACAAATTTATAATCGCTATCTCAGTTGAGAGTTAATTAAAATCTGTACAATTATATTAAGAGGAGATATATTTAATATGAATTAACAGGTCCTGAACATGTTTGAAATTAATGGTAAGGAGATAGGCCTGGAAAAACCTCCTTACATCATTGCCGAGTTATCTGCTAATCATAATGGCTCGATTGTAAAAGCAAAGGAAACGATTCGATATGCAAAGGATTGCGGGGCTGATGCAATAAAATTACAAACATATAATGCCGATTCTATGACAATAAATTGTGACATGGAAGATTTTATAATAAAGGAAGGTTTATGGGATGGGTACAAACTTTTTGATTTATATGAAGAGGCAAGCACTCCTTATGATTGGCATCATGAATTATTTAATTTCGCAAAAGAAATAGGCATAACAATATTTTCAACTCCTTTTGACGAGGAAGCTGCTGATCTTCTAGAGAACTTGGATGTACCAGCATATAAAATTGCATCTTTTGAGTTAACTGACCTTCAATTAATTGAATATGTCGCAAAAAAAGGAAAGCCAATGCTTATTTCTACTGGCATGGCAAGCCTTGAAGAAATTTCTGAAGCTATAGATACGGCTTTTTTGGCAGGCTGTAAAGATATTCTTTTATTTCATTGTATAAGTAGCTATCCTACGCCTACTTCTGAAGCAAATATTAAAACAATTGATTTTTTAAGAGAGAAGTTTAACGTTGAAATAGGTCTTTCTGATCACACCAGATCTAACACTTCTGCTTTGGCAGCTATCTCTTTAGGAGCTGTAGCTATAGAGAAGCATTTTATAATTAGTAGGGAAGATAAGGGGCCAGATAGTGATTTTTCTATAGAGCCTAAGGAACTAAAAGAACTTGTACTTAAAACAAAGTCATGCTGGGAGGCTTTAGGAACTAAAGAATTGAAAAGATCACCTCTTGAAATTAAAAATAAAATCTTTAGAAGGTCATTGTATTTTGTTAAAGATATAAAAGCAGGCGAAGTTATTACTAAAGATCATGTGAGAAGAATTCGACCAGGATATGGTTTGGCTCCAAAATACTTAGATCAAATTATTAATAAAACAGTTTCTGTAGACCTTGTACGTGGTGATCGTGTTTCATGGGATGTTATAAACAAATCAAATTTTAATTGAATTTTACAGATAATATTAGCTACTCTTTATTTTTATAGGATATTTTAATTTTAGCTGATATCTCGTTATTCTTAATTTCAGCATTAGTGAATTCAATCTTATATTGACCAAAACTAATATAAGAACTTTTATAATCTTTTCCATCAACCATTCTTATCCTGTCATAAATCTCATCTAAAGAAAATGCCGAATTTAATTCGTTATCCTTATAGCTAAGTCTTTTAAAAGTATATGGATCTCCTTCTTGATCTATTGGGGTAGGTTTATTAATACAAATATATATAATCATATCCTCTATGAGTGCACCTATCCGCGCAAAAATGCTATCGATATTACCTTTCAAGGAAACTTCTTGTTTGCAATAAATTGGTCCAGCATCCAAAGTCTCATTGATTCTTAAAGCACATACCGGTGATTTTTTAAAGCCCTTTAAAATTAGGTTTTGAACTGGTGAGCCACCTCTCCCGTATGGAAGAGGTGCTGTATGAAATAATATGCATTCATATCTATTATAAATTTCTGAATCTATTTTCCAGCTCCAATGTGGAAAGAAAATATAACGTGGATTAATTTTTTCTAAGTTCTCTATTGAAAGATCTGCTCTGTCAGAAATATAATCTATCGATAATTGCCTATATTCCTCTGATTTAGGAAGATTTAAAAACCAATCTTTTGATGTTGCTACTACATAATTCATCATCTTTCTATTTTCCTAATGATCTCGAAGGCCTCTGCATAAGATAGACCAACTTGATTACCCCTATATTTAGCCAAGTTTTCTATGCCGGCTATGGATCTTGAGTGAGGTGATTTGCGAATTTCGTTAGAATATATTTGTAATGCACATAATTTTTTGTTCCACCATTCGGAAATATTTATATACAAATTTGGAGAAAATGAATTTGTTATGGATTTGTGTCCATAGTCTGTAGAAGATGGAACTTCAAATGTGCGTATTTCTTGCCAGATTTCTTTGTCCTGTGGCCTAAATGCAGTGAATGTAGCTTGGTTTACTACCCTATGATCAATATTCAAATCGGCTGAGCTATGAGTATAAATTAAATATGGCTCTATTTCCTTCTTTGCTTCTTCAATGAATTTAATAATATTGAGAACTGGAACTGAATCCATAGCATTATCAGGGAAATTTCCACCTTTTAACCATTTGAACCCTAGAACATTAGATGCTTCATATGCTGCTTTAGCTCTAATATCGATTTCCTCTTGTTTGACATTTTCTCTTGCTCCTATCCCATTGGTCATAGATAAAGCGTAAACTTTGTCTCCATTAGATACATGCTTAGCTATCGTTGCGCCTAGTCCTAGAGTTTCATCATCTGTATGCGCTACTATGATTAGAACTTTATTATTAGTATCATTGTTCATTTTAATTACTTGAAGCAGTGATGGTTAGATTTACTTGAATAAATCTAGTTTGATATTTTCATAATAAGCCCGAAAGGCATATGTGCAGAGTGAGAGTAACCCGATCTATAAACTACTCAAGGTATGGGTACAATCGTTGAAAAAGTCGCCTACCAATAAATTTGCCCAAAATTGTTGATAAAATGATTTTTGTTCTAATCACTGATAGAAATCAAGTAATTATAGATTTGTGATATAAAATTGGTTTAGCTAAGAGACTTGGTACAAAATGAAAGGATGCTTGATTCTATAATATTTGTTAATCAAAAAAACCTTAAATAGATAATTCAAATATAGTTGTTTGAGAATTTAATACAGAAGAAATAAAGCCACAAGAAGTGAAGATCCTGATACTTGATAAGTTATGATTTTTAATTTCAGCTCTAATCAATCTACAAGATTTTACTTCTTGTGAAAATATTTTTATAGATTTACCAAGTAAAGCTTTACCAATACCTTGGCCCCTATTGCTTGGAGAGATATTAATACTAATATCAAAAGACTTATTAGTCATAAAGCAATTATCAAATCTAACAACTCCTATTGGTAAATCCTTTAGAATCCCAACATATAACTTTCTAGAATTATCCTCTATAAGCTTTTCATACCAAATCATATGTTCTTCCCATGAGATTTCATCCTCACTAATAAACATTCTTCGAGTGAGTGGATCATTACGCCACTGCCATATCACTTTAGAATGTTCATATCCAGCTTTGACTACTTCTATTCCACTCATGTTTCGCTAAATATCTTAAAGTTTTTAGTGGTCATTTTATAATATAATTATATCATAACTCATTTTCGCCTAAGTGTTTAAAATTTCTTATCTACATGTTGCTTTTACTATTACATTAAATAAAGCTCAAAAGTTATCACTCAAGCAAATTTAAGCAGAATAGACTCAATTTATCAACCTGATAGGTTAAATGTATTAGATAAGTATGACAAAGAATTTTGTAAGAAGATTTGGATATTCACTGGCAAAAGGGAAGTAAGGAGTGTGGCAAAATATTTGACAAATTTTGAAAGCTACATAGCTTGTTTGTAAAGTTGGTATAATTAGATTTACTTATTTGCTAACGTAAATTGCTAATTCTTGGCCTAAATGCTTTCGAAATTAATTCCTCAGCAGCTTTTATTAAAGATGGGGAAGTACTTTTTGCTATGTGTGAGGAAAGATTTAGCCGAATTAAGAGAGATAAATCATTTCCATTTAATTCAATAAATGCTGGGTTGTCTCATCTGGAAATTAATTTTTCTGAAATTGATGCAATTGCTGTTGGCTGGAATCCTATTGTAGAAGCTACTAAAATAAATGGTATTTTGCCTAACAGGCCAAGAGAACTGTACTTTTATAAATTAGTTGAAGCTTTTTTATCACAATCAAATAATTTAGATAAAGATTTAGATTGGTCTATGATTAGGACATCAGGAGAAAGCATTCCTGATATCTACTTTGTTAGACATCATTTAGCTCATGCTAGCAATGCAATATATCAATCACCCTTTAAAGAAGGAGACTTTTTAAGTCTTGATTTTATGGGTGAAAGAGAAACTGGAATCTACGGCTTGTTTGATCAAAGTAATATCAACAAGAAATACATATCAAAGCAACCATCTTCAACAGGGGCTTTTTATGCAGCTATTACTGAATTACTAGGATATAAGAGTGATTCTGATGAATGGAAGGTAATGGCATTAAGTGCTTGTGAATCGGATAAAAATAAGGTTGATAAGTATATTCAAGTTTTTAAGGAAAGTACACTTGAAGAAGGCATTGCGCCATTTTTAAAAAATGAATACTTCAATACAGATCAGCCAAGAGAAAAGTACCTAACAACCAAACTGCTAAGAGAAAAGCTAGATTGCCCAGAACTTATTAATAATAGGAATGATCTAGAAATAAGAAGTTGGCAGATTGATGTAGCAACAGCAATGCAAACTTTTATCACTGATTATACATTTAGAGCTCTTAAAAAAGTATCAAAAGAACACAATTCAAACCGAAA is part of the Prochlorococcus marinus str. MIT 0919 genome and harbors:
- a CDS encoding carbamoyltransferase C-terminal domain-containing protein, with protein sequence MLILGLNAFEINSSAAFIKDGEVLFAMCEERFSRIKRDKSFPFNSINAGLSHLEINFSEIDAIAVGWNPIVEATKINGILPNRPRELYFYKLVEAFLSQSNNLDKDLDWSMIRTSGESIPDIYFVRHHLAHASNAIYQSPFKEGDFLSLDFMGERETGIYGLFDQSNINKKYISKQPSSTGAFYAAITELLGYKSDSDEWKVMALSACESDKNKVDKYIQVFKESTLEEGIAPFLKNEYFNTDQPREKYLTTKLLREKLDCPELINNRNDLEIRSWQIDVATAMQTFITDYTFRALKKVSKEHNSNRKNICLSGGFFMNCVFNGQLERSSLYKNVFISQSPADLGNSIGSAMFTYHNILYGKRRIRDSQVLFTGKSLSEEPSRIMDKFQIPYKSYKEQKSLVEDIYKYLKENKVIAICSGKSEFGERALGARSIICIASKSENKALINEKIKYREDYRPFAPVCLKSQASKYFEVEDGYSCAAMEKVAYVKEEFVKDLPAITHSDGSARLQTIDDDTEGLLVSILKFMYDQKEIPVLINTSFNLNGEPNVETEIDAIRTFFTSGLDVLVISNLIILKNNLI
- the pseI gene encoding pseudaminic acid synthase, encoding MFEINGKEIGLEKPPYIIAELSANHNGSIVKAKETIRYAKDCGADAIKLQTYNADSMTINCDMEDFIIKEGLWDGYKLFDLYEEASTPYDWHHELFNFAKEIGITIFSTPFDEEAADLLENLDVPAYKIASFELTDLQLIEYVAKKGKPMLISTGMASLEEISEAIDTAFLAGCKDILLFHCISSYPTPTSEANIKTIDFLREKFNVEIGLSDHTRSNTSALAAISLGAVAIEKHFIISREDKGPDSDFSIEPKELKELVLKTKSCWEALGTKELKRSPLEIKNKIFRRSLYFVKDIKAGEVITKDHVRRIRPGYGLAPKYLDQIINKTVSVDLVRGDRVSWDVINKSNFN
- a CDS encoding GNAT family N-acetyltransferase, producing the protein MSGIEVVKAGYEHSKVIWQWRNDPLTRRMFISEDEISWEEHMIWYEKLIEDNSRKLYVGILKDLPIGVVRFDNCFMTNKSFDISINISPSNRGQGIGKALLGKSIKIFSQEVKSCRLIRAEIKNHNLSSIRIFTSCGFISSVLNSQTTIFELSI
- a CDS encoding PIG-L deacetylase family protein, whose product is MNNDTNNKVLIIVAHTDDETLGLGATIAKHVSNGDKVYALSMTNGIGARENVKQEEIDIRAKAAYEASNVLGFKWLKGGNFPDNAMDSVPVLNIIKFIEEAKKEIEPYLIYTHSSADLNIDHRVVNQATFTAFRPQDKEIWQEIRTFEVPSSTDYGHKSITNSFSPNLYINISEWWNKKLCALQIYSNEIRKSPHSRSIAGIENLAKYRGNQVGLSYAEAFEIIRKIER